From a single Metopolophium dirhodum isolate CAU chromosome 6, ASM1992520v1, whole genome shotgun sequence genomic region:
- the LOC132947764 gene encoding uncharacterized protein DDB_G0283697-like, which yields MNNLKKYDNPVNFEDRSRNRDKSPYPHKSDYKGKNNYREKSPYPDRYNDYKFRESSKDRYNNHKYRDNSREISNNRDRSYSRDRKNSYDRSRDTSRNRYNNRNRGDDANRKQHSRDNSRERYSTPEKFNGRENIICYKCIEKGHYTNDCNFSKNE from the coding sequence atgaacaatttaaaaaaatacgacaatCCAGTAAATTTTGAAGATAGATCACGCAACAGAGACAAAAGTCCATATCCACACAAATCAGATTACAAAGGCAAGAACAATTATAGGGAAAAAAGTCCTTATCCCGATAGGTACAACGACTATAAGTTCAGAGAAAGTAGTAAAGATagatataataaccataaatacagAGATAACAGCAGAGAAATTAGCAATAATAGAGATAGGTCTTATTCTAGGGATAGGAAAAACTCCTACGACAGGTCCAGAGATACAAGCAGAAATAGATATAACAACAGAAATCGTGGAGATGACGCAAATAGAAAACAGCACAGTAGGGACAACAGCAGAGAAAGATACTCAACACcggaaaaatttaatggaagagaaaacataatatgctacAAATGCATTGAAAAAGGACATTATACAAACGattgcaatttttcaaaaaacgaatAG